GCTTAGGCCACTAAAAAGTTAGTGCCTCTTAGCTATAGAGGGGAAGGGCCTGCCAGCAATGCCAGAGGAAGGCAAGAACCATCATCACATGAACTCGCAAGGAAGGAAAATCTCCTGAACCCAAATCTCAGGACATGGTCTATTCGCATAGCATAAAAATAtgcatacagagaagaaaaagctgttggGAGCTGCTGCAGATAGAAGAAAATTTCCAGTTCCCCCTACTTCTCTCCCCCATGGAGGAGAAGTGATCCATCCCTTATCCCCTTGAGGGGAAATCAACCCCCTGCTTGTACCAGCTCACAGCTCCTGTGTGCCTGCAGATGTGGGGAACCGCAAACAGGCAGAAAGTGCAAGGTCCCTTCACTGCATCAACTCCTACCTAACAGTGACGGAGAGCGGAGGGGGAGAAAATCACTGGGAAAATGAGTGCTGCCAGGAGGGGAGGAGACAACTCGGGGCAGTTCTCTTCCTCTGGAGGATTTGCTGCACTCAGGGGACTCCCCTTACCTGGAGGGTCACCTGTGGGGCCAGTTGTAACCAGTTCCCTTATCGaagctgcagggcagagggtggcacTCCGGTTCCTGCGGGGatctggcaggaggcagctgagCTCCCTCCGGGCAGAGAGTGGGGATATAAGGAGAGGTATCCATGGGCAAAGCAGCAACAGGGTGCCGAgctaggataggataggataggataggataggataggataggataggataggataggataggataggatgcagctcccaggtctgtgctgcggggcctcgctgctgctgcttgtcCTGCCGTGGGCAGGAGCGCAGCCGGCCGACGGCGAGCACGATGCGGAGCTGCGGTCCCTGCAGGTACCGgggccgggacgggacggggctcCCACCCCTACCCGTCCCGCCGGGGCGAAGCGGGGCTCCCTGTCCCCCCGCAAGGCCGTcgctcctcccctctccttccctctccaggaCCTCCTGAAGGCGCTGGGGCAGCTccgggaggaggaaggggaaccGGGCCTGGAAGACGAACCGGTGGCCGGGGCTGAGGACGGCGGCTCCGAGTGGGACCTGCCGGGGGCGGAGAGAGGCCCGCCGGCTGCCCCGTACCCGgcgcccagccctccccagccggCGGAGGGGCAGAACCAATGGAGGACCCTCCTCTCCTCCTACAGACGGAGGCACTTCTCCGGCTGCTTTGGGACGAGGATGGAGAGGATCGGAGCGCAGACGGGGCTGGGATGCAACCAGTACAAAGCCCGTAGGTCCCGGGTTAGAGCCCGCGGCAGCCCGCGGTGCAGGGAGGCGGGGGAGGCCGGAGAGGTGGCCGGGGCAGCCGCTGAGAGCGGCCGCTGTCCCTGGCTGAAAGCCTCGGAGCGGCTCCCCCGGcagctctctccccttctctgccaggtttctggaggagagggagaagctgaAGCCGGGACCGGCTCCCAAGCGCTTCCTGAGCCTCCAGGCCGGTgtccagcagccagccagccagactTCCCCCCGGAGCCCCCGCGGGAGTGGAGTATGCAGCAATAAACTTTTGTACAAAACCTTCATTGCCTTTTGTGAGTGTTTTTTTCGGTCACGGCGTAGCAGACGGTCAGAGGATACACAAATCCCCGCAAgagctctcccctccctctgcacTAAGGGGTCAGTCCCCACCCTGGCCAGAACATTCCACCAGACCCGGACAAGCCTTTGCCGGAGGGTcgcagcagcaggaaggatggTGGTTGCATCTTTCCAGGACAATAATCAGTCCAGTGACCCTCCACGCTGCACTAGAGAGCCACTGTCAGGGTGGCAGTGAGCTGGGATGCCTTTGCAAACGCTGCGAATCCtcccaggagcaggaggtgggcaCCGGGCTTGGGGTTAATTCCAGGTAGTGTCCTACACGCGTCCCTGTCCCACGGGCTAAGCCGCTGGTATCAGCGCCAAGCTTGGCACGGCGAACCGGCACAGGGTGCCGCCAAGGACGGAGGGGCTGCATCGCTTTAAAAATACACTTGGCGGCGGGCGGCGTTCAGGACCCGGGACAGACGCCAGTCGCCCCGCAGCCCGagcgccggccccgccgggctcccgccgctcctcccgcctgcccggggctcccccggccTGCCCGGGGCTCGGCCTCCCGCCtgcccggggctccccccgcctGCCCGGGGCTCggcctcccccctgcccagcccgaCTCTCCCGGCCCGGGGCAGCTCGGACGGGCGGCTCTTCCCCGAGCTTACGGCACTCGGCTTCAGCGAAGCCCCCTCCCTGTTCTGCCCGGGTCTTGCGCAAAGCGCTCTCAAGACAAGGCTGTGAAGCGCAGGGAGCCCTAAACGGGCAGAAAGGCTCCAGGCATTGCCCAATACCCTCCTCCAAAGGAACTGAGAGCTGCCTGCACTGAGCCTGGGGAGACCAGCagaggaaggggcagccacaCCACAGAGACAATACATCCCGATCAGCGAGAGAAACAATCCACGTTTGGGATTAA
The Rissa tridactyla isolate bRisTri1 chromosome 16, bRisTri1.patW.cur.20221130, whole genome shotgun sequence genome window above contains:
- the NPPA gene encoding natriuretic peptides A, giving the protein MQLPGLCCGASLLLLVLPWAGAQPADGEHDAELRSLQDLLKALGQLREEEGEPGLEDEPVAGAEDGGSEWDLPGAERGPPAAPYPAPSPPQPAEGQNQWRTLLSSYRRRHFSGCFGTRMERIGAQTGLGCNQYKARFWRRGRS